One genomic window of Helicobacter canis includes the following:
- the ccsA gene encoding cytochrome c biogenesis protein CcsA, translated as MKPSITPPASPIRILKAFYSFKVILPIIFFYALSCAIATFIENDYGANAAYTIIYGSWWFMLLHIYLAIALLASFIHSCAYKRKKYASMLLHSSFIVIIIGAGITRYFGTEGMMWIQEGKSASFYYSNDNYINIAALNDSWQKDYAQIPANINAFRGIFTNSRIKDSAMIFDKPVEVLSQEVALIPNKSPRNAPMLLRLLVSYNGQTKPIELIGGNGFSNEHAAVREEIGGMKMSFHWGSRRVELPFSLRLLQFEKKTYAGTDNPSSYASEVEILDAQGSLIKPFRIFMNNVLDFGGYRFYQSDYFFNEEAGNYTSVLSVNHDPGKLPTYIGYAMLIIGALWLLFDKNGRFMQLARFVSSHNLAQKGVLALVLALGLLYTPPLHANTPNIQTHGKQGTPLVETGATQKVDSSKVDSSKADSSAAQTSLPDNLMQFLTTSNHLSSEQIESFKRVWEDLRKDPDSIDPAHRQERIALLRDNAREFATRLSRIQIQDYAGRIQPFDTMAMHIMHKISRTNGFEGLDNTQTLMGAMIFPSDFVSANLIHTKTPKLRAILGVPQDKVRVSFMDIYDTQTGESKLHNYFADVQHKSESEWNAFDKDVRKVTESYEIVKSVQTLLYLRIFPDPSTKRWFSATELTYLLLQGQLPMQEYEPMIQKVDSMMNALFMGMILGVSTNSWDLGISALKSLESYQEQNGGEDYVSPSRIEWEIALNHYNIFETLILPYTLLGLLGLLIVLVYIYKDRAVPRRVYRVFFALIALCVIAHTLGLIVRWYVSGHSPWSNAYESMIYIAWASGIAGVVCFPRFMLALCATSFFSGASLFVAHLGYMDPQIQDLVPVLQSYWLNIHVSVITASYGFLGLCFVLGAFTLVLFILRKPDKAHIDKAIISVNAINEMTMILGIFMLTIGNFLGAIWANESWGRYWGWDPKETWALIAIGIYAIVLHLRFIKFSNLPFVFATGSVLAFYSVLMTYFGVNYYLAGKHSYAGGDPVPMPWEMYVFIAITLVLIIIASFKKTLPAPNVAGNGAS; from the coding sequence ATGAAACCCTCTATAACACCCCCTGCTAGCCCTATTAGGATCCTCAAAGCTTTTTACTCCTTTAAGGTCATTTTGCCCATTATATTTTTCTACGCGCTAAGTTGCGCGATCGCTACATTTATAGAGAATGACTATGGCGCAAATGCTGCTTATACGATCATTTATGGCTCGTGGTGGTTTATGCTCTTGCATATATATCTTGCCATTGCCTTGCTTGCTAGCTTTATCCACTCCTGTGCCTACAAACGCAAAAAATACGCCTCTATGCTGCTGCATAGCTCATTTATCGTGATCATCATAGGGGCTGGGATCACGCGGTATTTTGGGACAGAGGGAATGATGTGGATACAAGAGGGCAAGAGTGCGAGCTTCTACTACTCTAATGATAATTACATCAATATCGCCGCGCTAAATGACTCGTGGCAAAAAGACTATGCCCAAATCCCTGCTAATATCAATGCCTTTAGGGGGATTTTTACAAATTCACGCATTAAAGATAGCGCGATGATCTTTGATAAGCCCGTGGAAGTTCTCTCACAAGAAGTCGCGCTAATCCCCAATAAATCCCCAAGAAATGCCCCAATGCTACTGCGCTTGCTTGTAAGCTACAATGGACAGACAAAGCCTATCGAGCTTATAGGGGGGAATGGCTTTTCTAATGAACACGCCGCGGTGCGTGAAGAAATCGGCGGAATGAAAATGAGCTTCCACTGGGGATCTAGGCGCGTGGAGCTGCCCTTCTCCCTACGCTTGCTACAATTTGAGAAAAAGACCTATGCCGGCACGGATAATCCTTCTTCTTATGCCTCAGAGGTGGAGATTTTAGACGCGCAAGGCTCTCTTATCAAGCCTTTTAGAATCTTTATGAATAATGTCTTAGATTTTGGAGGCTATCGCTTCTATCAAAGCGATTATTTCTTCAACGAAGAGGCAGGCAACTACACTAGCGTGCTATCTGTCAATCACGATCCGGGCAAGCTCCCCACCTATATCGGCTATGCGATGCTAATCATCGGGGCATTGTGGCTGCTGTTTGACAAAAATGGTCGCTTTATGCAGCTAGCACGCTTTGTCTCTAGCCATAATCTCGCGCAAAAAGGCGTGCTTGCCCTTGTGCTAGCATTAGGGCTACTCTATACTCCACCCCTCCACGCAAACACGCCCAATATACAAACCCACGGCAAGCAAGGCACGCCACTTGTAGAGACAGGCGCGACACAAAAAGTGGATTCTAGCAAAGTGGATTCTAGCAAGGCGGATTCTAGTGCGGCGCAAACCTCACTGCCAGATAATCTTATGCAATTTCTTACTACTAGCAATCACCTTTCCAGCGAGCAAATAGAGTCCTTTAAGCGCGTGTGGGAGGATTTGCGTAAAGATCCGGATAGTATTGACCCAGCGCATAGACAGGAGCGTATTGCACTTTTGCGCGATAATGCTAGGGAGTTTGCCACCCGCCTTAGTAGAATCCAGATCCAAGACTACGCCGGTAGAATCCAGCCTTTTGACACAATGGCTATGCACATTATGCATAAAATCTCTAGGACAAATGGCTTTGAAGGGCTAGATAATACCCAGACCCTAATGGGAGCTATGATCTTCCCTAGTGATTTTGTAAGTGCTAATCTAATCCATACCAAAACCCCAAAACTCCGCGCGATCCTAGGCGTGCCACAGGATAAGGTGCGCGTATCGTTTATGGATATTTATGACACACAAACAGGAGAATCCAAGCTGCATAATTACTTCGCTGATGTGCAGCACAAAAGCGAGAGCGAGTGGAATGCCTTTGATAAAGATGTGCGCAAGGTAACAGAGAGCTATGAGATTGTAAAAAGCGTGCAAACACTCCTTTACTTGCGGATTTTCCCAGACCCTAGCACAAAGCGGTGGTTTTCTGCCACAGAGCTTACCTACCTCTTGCTCCAAGGACAGCTGCCTATGCAAGAATATGAGCCGATGATACAAAAAGTGGATTCTATGATGAATGCGCTTTTTATGGGTATGATTCTAGGCGTTAGCACAAATTCGTGGGATCTTGGGATCTCTGCGCTAAAGAGCCTAGAATCCTATCAAGAGCAAAATGGCGGAGAGGATTATGTCAGCCCTAGTCGCATAGAGTGGGAGATCGCGCTTAATCACTACAATATTTTTGAGACACTTATCCTGCCTTATACGCTACTAGGCTTGCTTGGGCTGCTTATCGTGCTTGTGTATATTTACAAAGATCGCGCTGTGCCTAGGAGAGTCTATCGGGTATTTTTCGCGCTTATTGCTCTGTGCGTCATAGCCCACACGCTTGGGCTTATCGTGCGCTGGTATGTCTCTGGGCACTCTCCGTGGAGCAATGCCTATGAATCAATGATCTACATCGCGTGGGCTTCTGGGATCGCTGGGGTGGTGTGTTTCCCACGATTTATGCTAGCTCTTTGTGCGACAAGCTTTTTCTCTGGGGCGAGCCTTTTTGTCGCTCATCTAGGCTATATGGATCCACAGATCCAAGATCTAGTGCCTGTCTTGCAGTCTTATTGGCTTAATATCCATGTCTCTGTGATTACCGCAAGCTATGGATTTTTGGGGCTTTGCTTTGTGCTTGGAGCTTTCACACTTGTGCTATTTATCTTGCGCAAGCCCGATAAAGCGCATATAGATAAAGCTATCATTTCAGTCAATGCCATCAATGAAATGACGATGATTTTAGGCATTTTTATGCTTACAATTGGGAATTTTTTGGGCGCGATTTGGGCGAATGAGTCGTGGGGGCGATATTGGGGCTGGGATCCTAAAGAGACTTGGGCGTTGATTGCCATTGGCATTTATGCCATTGTCTTGCACCTGCGCTTTATCAAGTTTAGCAATCTGCCCTTTGTCTTTGCCACAGGCAGTGTGCTGGCATTTTATAGTGTGCTAATGACCTATTTTGGGGTAAATTACTACCTAGCAGGCAAGCACTCTTACGCCGGGGGCGATCCTGTGCCTATGCCGTGGGAGATGTATGTGTTTATCGCTATCACGCTTGTGCTCATCATCATTGCTAGTTTCAAAAAGACCCTGCCCGCACCTAATGTGGCTGGCAATGGGGCTAGCTAA
- a CDS encoding thioredoxin family protein has protein sequence MLYSYVFLPFMRIISIAAMLCALWLLGGCKDQKVDSSVEASELDKKTYAGLEDVFNDTSTIETKGKYMLLVFGANGCTYCENLKDDIKAHKNLRTMLKEQFNAYYINTSYSKLHTFRIGESDTLQDHAIPTRQLAQIYRIGPTPTLVFATKDGRTILTYPSYLPPKQFSALLEFIAQGSWQKANGDEKQIATMLQKHLQAL, from the coding sequence ATGCTCTACTCTTATGTATTTCTACCATTTATGCGCATAATTAGCATAGCAGCGATGCTATGCGCTTTGTGGCTTCTTGGCGGTTGTAAGGATCAAAAAGTGGATTCTAGTGTGGAGGCAAGCGAGCTTGATAAAAAGACCTATGCGGGATTAGAAGATGTCTTTAATGACACAAGCACTATTGAGACTAAGGGCAAATATATGCTCCTAGTCTTTGGGGCAAATGGCTGCACATATTGCGAGAATCTAAAAGATGACATAAAAGCCCATAAAAATCTCCGCACAATGCTTAAAGAGCAGTTTAATGCCTACTATATCAACACAAGTTATAGCAAGCTCCATACATTCCGCATAGGAGAGAGCGATACGCTACAAGACCACGCAATCCCCACGCGCCAGCTCGCACAAATCTACCGCATAGGACCGACCCCGACCTTAGTCTTTGCCACCAAAGATGGCAGGACGATCCTGACTTATCCTAGCTATCTCCCGCCTAAGCAATTTAGCGCATTGCTAGAGTTTATCGCACAAGGCTCGTGGCAAAAGGCAAATGGCGATGAGAAGCAAATCGCCACAATGCTGCAAAAACACCTGCAAGCTTTATAG
- the hemH gene encoding ferrochelatase, with protein MPTQSPANHTHKRAIILLNMGGPTDISGVESFLQNLFSDPLILRIKNRFIRKMVGSFIINKRLESAKHNYRAIGGASPLPAHTFALCKQLEKLDSSAIFTYAMRYTPPFAYDVLRSLCEQKVDEIVLFSMYPQFSTTTTKSSMLDIYHNLKALSYTPRIHIVEDFHAYEPYYELIVSTILDTLQERDPRDFTLLLSAHSLPQKIVDSGDPYPAQCQKGVEILRTIFARRGIEFAKIVLAYQSKVGPMRWIEPFTSDIIAKASGQNLIIYPLAFTIDNAETIYELGIEYKELAKQKGVKDYLLCPCMNDSPEFATMIYTLAKQRLDSSPT; from the coding sequence ATGCCTACACAAAGCCCAGCAAATCACACACATAAACGCGCTATTATCCTGCTTAATATGGGCGGTCCTACGGATATTTCTGGAGTGGAGAGCTTTTTGCAAAATCTATTTAGCGATCCGCTTATCCTACGGATCAAAAATCGCTTTATCCGCAAAATGGTAGGCTCATTTATCATCAATAAACGCCTAGAATCTGCCAAGCACAACTACCGCGCCATAGGCGGAGCTTCGCCCTTGCCAGCCCATACTTTTGCTTTGTGCAAGCAGCTTGAAAAGCTGGATTCTAGCGCGATCTTTACCTATGCTATGCGCTATACACCGCCATTTGCCTATGATGTGCTGCGCTCTTTATGCGAGCAAAAGGTCGATGAGATCGTGCTTTTTAGTATGTATCCGCAATTTTCTACCACCACCACCAAGTCATCAATGCTTGATATATACCACAATCTTAAAGCCCTATCCTATACCCCTAGAATCCACATAGTAGAAGACTTTCACGCGTATGAGCCATACTATGAGCTAATCGTTAGCACTATCTTAGACACATTGCAAGAGCGCGATCCTAGAGACTTCACGCTTCTGCTCTCTGCCCACTCTCTCCCGCAAAAGATAGTCGATAGCGGCGATCCCTACCCCGCACAATGCCAAAAGGGGGTAGAAATCTTGCGCACGATTTTTGCGCGGCGGGGGATAGAGTTTGCCAAAATTGTGCTAGCCTATCAGTCAAAGGTCGGTCCTATGCGCTGGATTGAGCCTTTTACAAGTGATATTATCGCCAAAGCTAGCGGTCAAAATCTCATCATCTATCCCCTAGCTTTCACCATAGATAATGCCGAGACAATCTATGAGCTAGGCATTGAGTATAAAGAGCTAGCAAAGCAAAAAGGCGTGAAAGACTATCTCCTGTGCCCGTGTATGAATGATAGCCCAGAGTTTGCTACGATGATATACACGCTTGCAAAGCAAAGGCTAGATTCTAGCCCCACTTGA
- a CDS encoding 16S rRNA (uracil(1498)-N(3))-methyltransferase, whose protein sequence is MQFVFHAEAGAQTLVLEGESFTHIFSARRSKATSNLALRNLRDERLYTYKVDSISKRCARLSLDSSKHAPNAPRKHTHIIWAITQAKTIEKALPSFNELGLSKLSVFWADFSQRGQHIDLARLERILVCSCEQCGRSDLCEIEILESTQAALECYPNALVLDFGGKIIGGDVLASSIALDSGVLIGAEGGFSHRERELFAKREIVAFDTGRILRSQTAALALLAKCGI, encoded by the coding sequence ATGCAATTTGTCTTCCACGCTGAAGCTGGGGCGCAGACTCTTGTGCTTGAAGGCGAGAGTTTCACGCATATTTTTAGCGCGCGCCGAAGCAAGGCTACTAGCAACCTCGCCCTAAGAAATTTGCGCGATGAGCGGCTTTATACCTACAAGGTGGATTCTATTAGCAAGCGATGTGCTAGGCTTAGTTTAGATTCTAGCAAGCACGCGCCCAATGCCCCGCGCAAGCACACGCATATCATCTGGGCGATCACACAGGCTAAGACCATAGAAAAAGCCCTGCCTAGCTTCAATGAGCTAGGGCTTAGTAAGCTTAGTGTGTTTTGGGCGGATTTTTCTCAAAGAGGGCAGCATATTGATTTGGCACGGCTGGAGCGGATACTTGTTTGCTCGTGTGAGCAGTGCGGGCGGAGTGATTTGTGTGAGATAGAGATCCTAGAATCCACACAAGCAGCCCTAGAGTGCTACCCCAACGCATTGGTGCTGGATTTTGGCGGCAAGATTATTGGCGGCGATGTCTTAGCATCTAGTATCGCGCTAGATTCTGGGGTGCTAATTGGGGCAGAAGGGGGCTTTAGCCACAGGGAGAGAGAGCTTTTTGCTAAGCGTGAGATCGTGGCGTTTGATACAGGGCGAATCCTACGCTCACAAACTGCCGCCCTTGCCTTGCTTGCAAAATGTGGCATTTAG
- a CDS encoding uracil-DNA glycosylase family protein, whose protein sequence is MINLHDTHTDAARKRQLYELYLARACGVEFVQPAKVSHTHNPISPHNPIKFSDDLSQRIIHCKLCGRSKRGSPELGYIQAKSPVIFVVEYAMSENGRLVDSKASQMLANIAHKVFGVAHFSVLSLLKCASHPASPQDIELCAPYLTSQLEAMPPACVVLFGEMVLESLLALDTSHKGALLEAFGKKTIATHSIAALLRNPSLKKDSLEHFRLLQSFIPR, encoded by the coding sequence ATGATAAACTTACACGATACACACACAGACGCCGCACGCAAACGCCAGCTTTATGAGCTATATCTCGCTAGGGCTTGTGGGGTGGAGTTTGTCCAGCCAGCTAAAGTCTCTCACACGCACAATCCCATATCCCCCCACAATCCCATAAAATTTAGCGATGATCTCTCTCAAAGGATTATACACTGCAAGCTTTGTGGGCGCAGTAAGCGAGGAAGCCCAGAGCTAGGCTATATCCAAGCTAAATCCCCTGTGATCTTTGTCGTAGAATATGCGATGAGTGAAAATGGCAGGCTAGTGGATTCTAAAGCATCGCAAATGCTTGCTAATATCGCGCATAAGGTCTTTGGCGTGGCGCACTTTAGCGTGCTATCTCTGCTCAAATGCGCCTCCCACCCAGCCAGCCCGCAAGATATAGAGCTATGCGCTCCATATCTCACAAGCCAGCTAGAGGCAATGCCCCCTGCTTGTGTCGTGCTTTTTGGCGAGATGGTGCTAGAATCCTTGCTCGCCCTAGATACCAGCCATAAGGGCGCGCTGCTTGAAGCCTTTGGCAAAAAGACTATCGCCACGCACTCTATCGCCGCTCTCTTGCGCAACCCAAGCTTGAAAAAAGACTCCCTAGAGCATTTCCGCCTGCTTCAAAGCTTCATACCCAGATAG
- a CDS encoding flagellin B, translating to MSFRINTNIAALTAHTTGVQVNRELGSSLEKLSSGLRVNKAADDASGMAIADSLRSQSESLGQAIRNANDAIGMIQVADKAMDEQLKILDTIKTKAIQAAQDGQTLESRRALQSDIQRLLEELDNIANTTSFNGQQMLSGSFSNKEFQIGAYSNTTVKASIGPTNSNKIGHVRMESSSILGEGMLASAGGLNLSEVSLNFLQTDGVNSFQLEAAKISTSAGTGVGALSEIINKFSDTLGIRASYNVQATSSLPVMSGTVRDLVINGTTIGNINDVRKNDSDGRLINAINSVKERTGVYAYLDITGRLNLSSPDGRAIQIQGGGEAAQVFGGGDFNGISGVNHAIVGRLTLIRTDARDILVSGVNYSHIGFHSAQGIAEYTANLRELRGIFGANVASAYGANANTAQSDLNWKGIGAGVTSLKGAMLVMDMADSARTQLDKVRADIGSVQMQLVATINNVSVTQVNVKAAESQIREVDFASESANFSKFNILAQSGSFAMAQANAVQQNVLRLLQ from the coding sequence ATGAGCTTTAGGATAAATACAAACATCGCCGCACTAACAGCACACACCACAGGTGTGCAGGTCAATCGTGAGCTTGGCTCCTCGCTAGAGAAGCTAAGCTCTGGTCTTAGGGTCAATAAGGCTGCTGATGACGCCTCTGGTATGGCGATCGCCGATAGCTTGCGATCGCAAAGCGAGAGCTTGGGGCAGGCGATTAGAAACGCTAATGACGCTATCGGTATGATCCAAGTCGCAGATAAGGCGATGGACGAGCAGCTAAAGATTTTGGACACGATTAAGACAAAGGCGATCCAAGCCGCACAAGATGGACAGACGCTAGAATCCCGCCGCGCTCTGCAAAGCGACATACAACGCCTACTAGAAGAGCTTGATAATATCGCTAATACCACGAGCTTCAACGGACAGCAAATGCTCTCTGGCTCTTTCTCTAACAAAGAGTTCCAAATCGGCGCGTATTCTAACACCACGGTAAAAGCCTCCATCGGTCCTACCAACTCCAACAAAATCGGGCATGTGCGTATGGAGTCTTCATCAATCTTAGGTGAAGGAATGCTAGCGAGTGCTGGGGGGCTAAATCTCTCTGAAGTAAGCTTAAATTTCTTGCAAACTGATGGGGTGAATTCCTTCCAACTCGAAGCAGCCAAAATCTCTACTTCTGCTGGCACAGGTGTGGGCGCGCTAAGTGAGATTATCAACAAATTTTCTGATACTCTAGGTATCCGCGCTTCTTACAATGTCCAAGCCACAAGCTCACTACCGGTGATGTCTGGCACGGTGCGTGATTTGGTGATTAACGGCACAACCATTGGAAATATCAATGATGTGCGTAAAAACGACTCTGATGGCAGGCTGATTAACGCGATCAATAGCGTCAAGGAGCGCACGGGTGTGTATGCTTACCTTGACATCACAGGGCGGCTAAATCTTAGCTCTCCAGATGGCAGAGCTATCCAGATCCAAGGCGGTGGCGAGGCGGCGCAAGTCTTTGGCGGTGGGGATTTCAATGGTATCTCTGGGGTCAATCACGCTATCGTTGGGCGACTCACGCTTATCCGAACGGATGCGAGAGATATTCTAGTAAGTGGGGTAAATTACAGCCATATAGGATTCCACTCCGCACAAGGTATCGCAGAATACACCGCAAACTTGCGCGAGCTGCGTGGGATCTTTGGCGCAAATGTCGCAAGTGCCTATGGGGCAAACGCAAACACCGCACAAAGTGATCTCAACTGGAAAGGCATTGGGGCTGGGGTTACAAGCCTTAAGGGTGCTATGCTTGTAATGGATATGGCGGATTCTGCTAGGACACAGCTAGATAAAGTGCGAGCGGATATTGGATCTGTGCAAATGCAGCTAGTCGCTACTATCAACAATGTCTCTGTAACGCAAGTCAATGTCAAAGCCGCAGAATCCCAAATCCGTGAAGTGGATTTTGCTAGCGAGTCAGCCAACTTCTCGAAATTCAACATTTTGGCACAGAGCGGAAGCTTCGCTATGGCGCAGGCAAATGCTGTGCAGCAAAATGTCCTTAGGCTCTTGCAATAG